The Corallococcus silvisoli genome contains the following window.
TGTCGCTGAGCACCGTGCGCTCGCCCTGCAACTGCGGCGAGGTGGCGGTGACGACGACGTCCGCCAGCGGCTGCTTGTCGAGCGTGTTCACCAGGGTCCCGGTGATGACCGAGTTGCCCTGGGCGAACGCCCCGGTTCCCCACAGCAGGACCATGAGCCACAGCCCACGGATGACACGGACACGACTGGACACGTTGAGGCCCCTCCCGGCGAAGGCGGCGCACTCTGTCGCAAAACGTGAGAAATCCACCAGACCTAAAGAACTGGATTTTGCTGTCAGGGCCGCGAAGTCCTGGCCGGGTGCGTCAGGCACTGGAGGGCAGCAGGCCGTGTCCGCGGGGTGATGGCGGCGGGAGTGGCGAGGTCGCATCCATCCGGGGCCGCGATGGGAGTCGCGGCGCTTCGATGTGGGAACGAGGAGAACGGCGATGCGATTGGATGGGGTGCGGCAGGTGATGATGGGTGTGGTGTTGGCGGTGGTGATGGCGACGGGGGCGCAGGCGGAGACGGTGCTGTTGACGTGTCCGGTGGGGACATCGGTCTCGAAGTTCACGCCGGGGGTGACGCTGACGCCGCGTCAGACGGCGTCGGAGGAGAAGGCGCTCTTCGGGCCGTGCGTGGGGCTCCCGGTGGACCTGGTCTACGCGAGCTTCGACTTCCAGGGGACGGGCCTGGTCTCGTGTCTGTCGAATGGGAGCGCGGGCCGCTTCACGGTGACCTGGAGTGACGGCAGCACGAGCACGGTGGACCAGGCCACCGTCATCACGGCGCGGGCGGGCGCGTCCGTATCCTCGGTGTCCGGGACGGTCACGAGCGGCACCCGGTTCGTGGGTGCCTTCATCGAGCACACGGTGGCGCTGGCGCAGCTGGACCTGACGAAGTGCCTGAGCCCCCTGGGCTTCACGGCCGCGGCGGGGCCTGGGACGCTGACCGTGCTGGGGCTCTAGCGCGGGACGGCTGGCCCTTCAGCAGGGGGCACACCGTGGGGCGCGGAACTGTTCTTCCGCGCCCCCTTCCTCCCCCCGGAAGGACACGGACGTCACCTCAGAAGCCCTTCAGCGCTCCACCGTCGCAGGCGATGGACTGTCCGCTGATATACGCGGCCGGCTCCGACGCCAGGAACGTCACCAGCGCCGCGAACTCCTCGGGCCTCCCCAGCCGGCGCGCGGGGATGTTCGGCGCCACCTTCTCGTCGGACAGGCCCAGGTCCTTCATCCGGTCCGTCGCGTGGTAGCCCGGCAGCGCCGCGTTCACCGTGATGCCATACGGCGCCACCTCGTTGCTCAGGCTCTTCACCAGCCCCAGCAGGCCCGCGCGCAAGCCATTGGACACCGTCAGGTTGTTCATCGCCTCACGCGCCGCCGTGGACGTCACCAGCACGATGCGGCCCCAGCCCTGCGCCTTCATGCCCGGCAGCGCCGCCTGAATCGCCTCCACCGTGGACAGCCACAGGCTCTGGAAGGACGCCTGCCATTGCTCGCCCGTGATGGCCTCGAAGCCACCGGACGGCGGCCCGCCCGTGTTCACCACCAGCACGTCCAGCCCGCCCAGCTTCTCCGTCACCTCGCGCACCAGCTCGCGCGCCGTCCCGGCTTGCGTCAAGTCACACGGCACCGCCAGCGCCGCGCCCAGCTCCTTCGCCGCCTTCTGGAGCTTCTCCCCACCGCGCGACGACACCGCCACCGTCGCCCGCTCCTGCACCAGCGTCTGCGCGATGGCGCGCCCCAACCCGGACGACGCGCCCGTCACCAACGCCCGCCTACCCTTCAAGCCGAAATCCATCCGCGTGCTCCTTCATGAAAGGGGTCAGCCGGCCGCGGATCAGCTTCGCCGCCGCGTCCAGGTCCACGTCCTCGGGGCGCTTCAGCGCCCGCGACAGCTCCGCCACGATGCCGCCCGCGATGGTGCCCACCTCGTACGCCAACCGGTAGGGCGCGCGGCTGAAGCTCACCAGCGTGTAGCGATTGACGAACTCCCCCGGGAAGGCGTTGAGCAACACCTTCTCCACGCCCTTCTCCAACAGGAAGCGCGGATCCCCGGTGCTGTCGCGCATCTCGATGAAGTTCTCCACCGCCATGTCCGCGATGGCATCCGCGTTCGTCTTGCGCAGCGCCTCGAATGCGCCGAACGCCTGCTCCCAGTCCGGCCGCGCCTCCAGGAGCGAGTCCAGCACCACGCAGTCCTCGAAGCCGCAGTTCATCCCCTGCCCGTAGAAGGGGACCATCGCGTGCGCCGCGTCGCCCAGCAGCAGCGTGCGCCCGCCCACGCGCCACGGCGCGCACTTCACCGTCACCATCTGCCCCGTGGGCCGGGAGAAGAACTCCTCCACCAGCCCGGGGATCAGCGCCTTCACGTCCGGGAACTGCTCCTGGAAGAACGCCTCCAGCGACTCGGGCGTCTGGAGCGCCGCGAAGCTCATGGGCCCCTGCCACGGCAGGAACAGCGTGCAGGTGAAGCTGCCGTCCTCGTTGGGCAGCGCGATGAGCATGTACGAACCGCGCGGCCAGATGTGCAGCGCGTGCTTCTCCATCTGGAAGCGCCCGCCCTCGCCCGGCGGAATCGTCAGCTCCTTGTAGCCATGCCCCAGCGTCTCCTGGGACGCGTGGAAGCCCGGCTGGGGCTGAAGGGCCTGCCGCACCGCGGAGCCGGAGCCGTCCGTGCCGAACACCACCGCGTCCCGCACCTCGCGCGTCTCGCCCGTGGCCTCGTCCTGCACCGTCAGGTTCCCCGCAGCCGGGTCGGCGTGCGTCACCCGCTGGCGGAAGCGCAGGTGCACCCGGCCCGTCTCCTCCGCGCGCGTCATCAGGAACCGGTTCAGCCACCCGCGCGACAGCGAGTTGATGTGCTGCGAGTCGTCCTTCCCATAGGGCTGGTACGCCAGCTCGCCGCGCACCGGATGGATGACCCGCCCGCGCATGGGGATGGCGTGCTTCAGCGCCTCCTCCTCCAGCCCCACCTGCCACAGCGCGTGCAGGCCGCGCGTGGAGATGGCCAGGTTGATGGAGCGCCCCGCGTCCAGCGTCTCGCGGCGCATGTCCGGGCGGCGCTCCAGCACCTCCACCGTGTGTCCGCGGCGGGCCAGGTACAGCGACAGGAGCGACCCCACGAGCCCCGCCCCCACCACCGTCAGCTTGGACTCATTCGAGGGCATGGGCCTCCAGCGTCCGCACGAAGCGGAAGACGTCCAGGTACGTGTTGTAGAGCGGCGCGGGCGCGGCGCGGATGATGTCCGGCTCGCGGAAGTCGCAGAGGATGCCGGCCGCGGCCAGCCGCTGGAGCAGCCGCTTGGGCTCGCCCCGGAAGCGCAGCGACAGCTGCGCCCCGCGCTGCTTCGGATCGCGCGGCGTGGTGATGGTGACGAACCCCGCGGGCAGCCGGTCCAGCAGGAACTCCAGGAAGCCGGTCAGCTTCACGCTCTTGGCGTGAAGGGCCTCCATCGTCGCCTTGTCGAACAGCTCCAGCGACGAGCGCAGCGCCGCCAGCTGGAAGATGGGCGGGTTGGACAGCTGCCACCCCTCCGCGCCGGGCAGCGGGTCGAACGTGGGGCCCATCTCGAAGCGCGTGGCCTTGTTGTGCCCCCACCAGCCCTCGAAGCGCGGCAGCTGTGGCGAGTGCGCGTGCCGCTCGTGCACGAACACGCCGCCCAGGCTGCCCGGCCCGCCGTTGAGGTACTTGTATGAACACCACACCGCGAAGTCCGGCCCGTCGTCGTGCAGCGACAGCTTCAGGTTGCCCGCGCCGTGCGCCAGGTCGAAGCCCACCTTGCAGCCCTGCGCGTGCGCCACGCGGGTGATGGCCTTCAGGTCGAACGCCTGCCCGGTGAGGTAGTTCACGCTGCCCAGCATCACCAGCGCGACCTCCTTCCCGTGCCGCTCCACCGCCTCCAGGACGTCCTCGGGGCGCAGCGTGTCCTCGCCCGCGCGCGGCATCAGCCGGATGATGGCGTCCTTCGGGTCGTAGCCGTGGAAGCGCGCCTGCGACGCCACCGCGTACTGGTCCGACGGGAAGGCGCCCCCCTCCACCAGGATCTTGTAGCGCTCGCGCGTGGGCCGGTAGAACGACACCATCATCAGGTGCAGGTTCACCGACAGGGTGTTCATCACCACGACTTCCAGGGGCTGCGCGCCGACCAGCCGCGCCACCTGTTCGGTCAGCAGCTCGTGGTAGGGGAGCCAGGGGTGGCGGCCGTGCACGTGGCCCTCCACGCCCAGCCGCTCCCAGTCCTCCATCTCCATCTGCACGTACTTGCGCGCCTTGCGCGGCTGCAACCCCAGGGAGTTGCCCGCCAGGTAGATGGCGGGCGCGCCGGAGGGGGCGGCCAGGTGGAGGAACTCGTCGCGGAACGGCCGCAGCGGATCCTCGGCGTCCAGCCGGTGCGCGAACGCGTCGGAGCTTTCGTAGACAGGGGCCGTCATGGTGCGAAGTCCTCGTGCGAGCGCCCCAGCCACTCCAGGGCGTTGCGATAGAGCAGCCGCTCACGGACCGGGGGGGAGAGGTCCGTCAGCGATTCGATGAGCGTGCCGGGCCGCTCCTCGCCCAGCGGGAAGGGGTAGTCACTGCCCAGCGCCACCTTGTCCGCGCCGAACAGCTTCACGATGGCGCGCAGGGTCTCCGCGTCGTGCACCAGCGAGTCCACCCAGAAGCGCCCCAGGTAGTCGCGCGGCGCCACCGGGTTGTCCACCGCGACCAGGTCCGGGCGCACCTCGAAGCCGTGCTGGATGCGGCCCAGCGTGCCGGGGAACGCGCCGCCGCCGTGCGCGAACGCGAGCCGCAGCTTCGGCAGCCGCTCCATCACCCCGCCGAAGATGAGCGAGCAGATGGCCAGCGACACCTCCGCCGGCATCCCCACCAGCCACGGCAGCCAGTACTTCGCCATCTTCGCCTCACCCATCATGTCCCACGGGTGCACGAAGACGGCGGCGCCCAGGTCGCTCGCCGCCTGGAAGAAGGGGAAGAGGGCCGGGTCGGAGAGGTTCAGGTCGTTGACGTGGCTGCCAATCTGCACGCCCGCGAAGCCCAGCGTGCGCACGCAGCGCTCCAATTCCTTGACCGCCAGGTCGGTGGATTGGAGCGGCACCGTGCCCAGGCCCACGAAGCGCCTGGGCGCCGCGGCGACCGCGGAGGCCAGGTGGTCGTTGAGGAAGCGCGCCACCTCCAGGCCGTCCTGCGGCTTCGCCCAGTAGCTGAAGAGCACCGGCACCGTGGACAGCACCTGCACCTGGACGCCGTGCGCGTCGCACTCCACGACGCGCTGCTTCGGGTCCCAGCAGTTGCTTTCGATCTCGCGGAAGAACTTCCCGTCATCCCGCAGCATCCGCGCGCGGCACGGCGCGTGGTGGTCCAGCGTGATGAAGCCGCCGTAGCCGAAGCGCTCGGCGAAGCGGGGCAGCTCCGGGGGCAGGAGGTGCGTGTGGATGTCGACCTTCACTGGGGCGCACCACCCCGCGTCACCTGCGTGCCGCACCGCTTGCAGGTGCAGTGCTCGGGGTTGCCGTAGAAGTGTTCGAACACCGGCGGCAGCTGCGTCACCAGGTTGGTGACGTGCAGGGACTCCTCGTACAGCTTGTCGCCGCACTTCGGGCACAGCCACAGGAACGAGTCCAGCTCCCGCGGCTGGCGGCGGCGCTCCAGCACCAGGCCCACCGTGCCCGCGGGCCGCTGCGGCGAGTGCGGCACCTTGGGGGGCAACAGGAAGATCTCCCCCTCGCGGATGGGGATGTCCTGCACCTGCCCCTCGTCGATGACGCGCAGGGTGATGTCCCCCTCCAACTGGTAGAAGAACTCCTCGCCCTCGTTGACGTGGAAGTCCGTGCGCGAGTTGGGGCCGCCCACCACCGTGACCATGAAGTCCCGGTCCGCCCACACCTGCTGATTGCCCACCGGGGGCTTGAGCAGCGGGCGGTGCTCGTCGATCCACTTCTTGAAGTTGATGGGGGT
Protein-coding sequences here:
- a CDS encoding SDR family oxidoreductase, with product MKGRRALVTGASSGLGRAIAQTLVQERATVAVSSRGGEKLQKAAKELGAALAVPCDLTQAGTARELVREVTEKLGGLDVLVVNTGGPPSGGFEAITGEQWQASFQSLWLSTVEAIQAALPGMKAQGWGRIVLVTSTAAREAMNNLTVSNGLRAGLLGLVKSLSNEVAPYGITVNAALPGYHATDRMKDLGLSDEKVAPNIPARRLGRPEEFAALVTFLASEPAAYISGQSIACDGGALKGF
- a CDS encoding FAD-dependent oxidoreductase, producing MPSNESKLTVVGAGLVGSLLSLYLARRGHTVEVLERRPDMRRETLDAGRSINLAISTRGLHALWQVGLEEEALKHAIPMRGRVIHPVRGELAYQPYGKDDSQHINSLSRGWLNRFLMTRAEETGRVHLRFRQRVTHADPAAGNLTVQDEATGETREVRDAVVFGTDGSGSAVRQALQPQPGFHASQETLGHGYKELTIPPGEGGRFQMEKHALHIWPRGSYMLIALPNEDGSFTCTLFLPWQGPMSFAALQTPESLEAFFQEQFPDVKALIPGLVEEFFSRPTGQMVTVKCAPWRVGGRTLLLGDAAHAMVPFYGQGMNCGFEDCVVLDSLLEARPDWEQAFGAFEALRKTNADAIADMAVENFIEMRDSTGDPRFLLEKGVEKVLLNAFPGEFVNRYTLVSFSRAPYRLAYEVGTIAGGIVAELSRALKRPEDVDLDAAAKLIRGRLTPFMKEHADGFRLEG
- the kynU gene encoding kynureninase, encoding MTAPVYESSDAFAHRLDAEDPLRPFRDEFLHLAAPSGAPAIYLAGNSLGLQPRKARKYVQMEMEDWERLGVEGHVHGRHPWLPYHELLTEQVARLVGAQPLEVVVMNTLSVNLHLMMVSFYRPTRERYKILVEGGAFPSDQYAVASQARFHGYDPKDAIIRLMPRAGEDTLRPEDVLEAVERHGKEVALVMLGSVNYLTGQAFDLKAITRVAHAQGCKVGFDLAHGAGNLKLSLHDDGPDFAVWCSYKYLNGGPGSLGGVFVHERHAHSPQLPRFEGWWGHNKATRFEMGPTFDPLPGAEGWQLSNPPIFQLAALRSSLELFDKATMEALHAKSVKLTGFLEFLLDRLPAGFVTITTPRDPKQRGAQLSLRFRGEPKRLLQRLAAAGILCDFREPDIIRAAPAPLYNTYLDVFRFVRTLEAHALE
- a CDS encoding amidohydrolase family protein — its product is MKVDIHTHLLPPELPRFAERFGYGGFITLDHHAPCRARMLRDDGKFFREIESNCWDPKQRVVECDAHGVQVQVLSTVPVLFSYWAKPQDGLEVARFLNDHLASAVAAAPRRFVGLGTVPLQSTDLAVKELERCVRTLGFAGVQIGSHVNDLNLSDPALFPFFQAASDLGAAVFVHPWDMMGEAKMAKYWLPWLVGMPAEVSLAICSLIFGGVMERLPKLRLAFAHGGGAFPGTLGRIQHGFEVRPDLVAVDNPVAPRDYLGRFWVDSLVHDAETLRAIVKLFGADKVALGSDYPFPLGEERPGTLIESLTDLSPPVRERLLYRNALEWLGRSHEDFAP
- the nbaC gene encoding 3-hydroxyanthranilate 3,4-dioxygenase, with product MGRLTPINFKKWIDEHRPLLKPPVGNQQVWADRDFMVTVVGGPNSRTDFHVNEGEEFFYQLEGDITLRVIDEGQVQDIPIREGEIFLLPPKVPHSPQRPAGTVGLVLERRRQPRELDSFLWLCPKCGDKLYEESLHVTNLVTQLPPVFEHFYGNPEHCTCKRCGTQVTRGGAPQ